The region CTGTGATTCGGCACGGCAACGAGCGTGTGCTGCGAGCCCGTTTTAACGATGCTCGTTTTTTCTGGGAGTTTGATCAACGTATTCCGCTGAAGGAGCGGACCAGTCTGCTCGAGAATGTCACCTTCCAGAAAGAGCTGGGAAGCTATGCGGACAAGTCCGCTCGAGTACGCGAACTTGCTCTTGAACTGGCAGAACTGGCGGTCTCACGCGCTTCTCAGGTAGACGCTGTCGCTCTGGACGAGGCCGCGCTTCTGGCCAAGACCGACCTGACGACAGAGCTGGTCAAGGAGTTCACCGAGCTTCAGGGGGTTATAGGTGGACTCTATGCCCAAGCACAGGGCATCTCGGCTGCAGCGGCGGATGCGATATACGACCAGTATCTTCCCGCTTCGATGGAAGACAGCGTGCCGCGAACGGTGGAAGGATCTTTACTTGCCATCGCCGATCGAGCGGACACGATCGCCGGAATGTTCGGGCTTGGCATGGAGCCCACCGGGTCCAAGGATCCCTTTGCTCTTCGCCGCGCCGCCAACGGAATCGTCAAAATCCTCGCAGAGAGCCCTACTCCTCTGCCGCTCACCCTGGGTGAAGTTGCCGGGCGGGCCACGCCGAACGAAGCGGTTGAAATCCGTGTTCGAGCCTTCCTGGTTGAGCGTTTGGAGTTCTATCTTCGTGAGGTTCGTGGAGAGGCCTACGATGTTGTCGCAGCCGTCCTGGCGGCGGGAAGCGACGATGTGCGCGATGCGATCGCCCGCGCACAGGCAGTCACCGCCGTTCGTGCGTCTGCGGACTTCGAGGCTGTAAGCGCCGCCTTCAAGCGGATGAAAAATATTCTTGGTCAGGCTAGAGAAAAAGGATACGTCGACCTGGATGCCCGGGAGACTGATGTGGAGAATGCGCATCCTACCCAGGCAAATCTCAGGCAGGCAGCCCAGGTGCTTCAACGCAAGGTGGAACAGCTTCGTGCCGAGCACCGATACATTCCTGCGCTTGAGGCCGTGGCTACCCTGCGTCCTCAGGTCGATGCATTCTTCGACCAGGTGATGGTGATGGATCCCGATGAGAAGATTCGCCGCAGCAGACTAGTCCTGCTGACCTCCATCCTTAAGAGCTTCTCCGGCATCGCAGATTTCTCAGAGATCGTTACCACCGGCTAAGGCCGAGTGAGTCGACTCGACTCGCTTCAGCCTCTGCTTCGAAGGATGACTTCAATTCAACCGCTGTAGTCTGGCGATCAGTTTCTCGGCCAGCGGTTCGCCGGATTCGGTCCATAGCAGGCGGCTGGAGATGCCGCAGTGTTTCTCGACTGAGAGCGTGAAGGCCAACAGCACCTCGATGTTCTGCTGGACGTGCTTCTGAGTCTCGAAGTCGAGAACCTCCTCCTGCTCTTCATCCATGATCCAGGGGGTATCCAGGCCAAAATCGACTCGGATATGCCCGTTCTGCTCATAGGCGGCCTGATCGAATTGTGGTCCGAAGCCGATGATTTTGACGGTGAATGGCTCGCGACGCCACAAAGTGTCGAGCGCAGCCTCTGAGATGGGAGCCTCGTTCGGCTCCGGCGCCCAGAGCCTCCATTTCATCTCGAACTCGTAGGCCATATCGTCGTGGAGCTGTTCTGTAGCTTCGGCCACTGCGTTCTCGATAATGGAATCCTCTCCAGTCTCGGAGCGATCGTCATTAACATAGACGCGCTGGAAGACAGGAGATTCGGTAAAGCTGAGGGGATAAACCGTGGCGGCAGAGACGCGTGTCTCACCACTTACCTTTGAAAACTGGCGCAGGATGGAGACAAGAGCGCCGGGAAGCGCCTCGAAGCGAAAGTTCGGGAACCACAGGCTGAGGTAGAGCTGGTCTGCCATCTCTATAGTGTACAGGCCCGTCAAAATGCGGCAGCAGACAGAGATGAGAAGATAGTAGGGAACGGTTCACGATGCGGGTTTCGGTAGATCGGCTACGGAAGGGGTTGCTCGCAGGTGCGGGCCTTCTGCTTTTGGTAATCGGCGGCTTTCTGACGTACGCGCATTACCGCACCCACCGCTTTCTGAAAGAACTCCCTAGCAAATTGGGCGCTGATATCCGGCAGGAGACAAACTCTTTCACCTGGTCTCAGACCGTAAAAGGAAAGACGATCTTCACCATCCACGCCGCAAAAGCGATTCAGCATAAGAATGGCAAGTACACCATGCACGACGTTGGAATCGTCGTCTATGGAAAGGGAGAGGGGCAGGCCAGCCGGGTCGATCGTATCTCCGGAAACGAGTTCGAGCTGGATCAGGCGGAGGGCATCGTCAGGGCCACGGGAGAGGTCCATCTCGATCTCCAGGCACCGGCATCCGGCAGCAACGCGATCCAGCCGATAGATCCTGTTGCGGTGCAGGACGAAGACCACAAGAATGCAAAGTTGATCCACGTCAAGACCAGTAATCTTGTGTATCAACAAAAGCAGGGCATTGCGACGACCGATCAGGAGATCGAATTCGAATACAACGGTCTG is a window of Edaphobacter sp. 12200R-103 DNA encoding:
- the glyS gene encoding glycine--tRNA ligase subunit beta, translated to MADFLLEIGMEEVPARMVAGAEAELKRRVLALLEREHLVQEDGSAKSFSTPRRLAVFISNVADRQEDTREELTGPSVKVAYKDGVPTPAALAFAKKAGVEVEALKVVTTPKGEYLAASILKHGRRASEVLSEELPREIAAIYWAKNMYWRPGKPERFVRPIRWMLALLGEQIVPFEFGGKTAGKVTYGHRILFGEDGIAVKSLTDYESALLDANVIADVEVRRQKIRKALDHVTRTVPGARWREDHGLIDTLTHLTEWASDRSVVLGNFESEYLVLPEEVLVTVMRGHQKYFALEDESGKLMPHFLAVLNTEAAEAGLAVIRHGNERVLRARFNDARFFWEFDQRIPLKERTSLLENVTFQKELGSYADKSARVRELALELAELAVSRASQVDAVALDEAALLAKTDLTTELVKEFTELQGVIGGLYAQAQGISAAAADAIYDQYLPASMEDSVPRTVEGSLLAIADRADTIAGMFGLGMEPTGSKDPFALRRAANGIVKILAESPTPLPLTLGEVAGRATPNEAVEIRVRAFLVERLEFYLREVRGEAYDVVAAVLAAGSDDVRDAIARAQAVTAVRASADFEAVSAAFKRMKNILGQAREKGYVDLDARETDVENAHPTQANLRQAAQVLQRKVEQLRAEHRYIPALEAVATLRPQVDAFFDQVMVMDPDEKIRRSRLVLLTSILKSFSGIADFSEIVTTG